One genomic region from Glaciimonas sp. PAMC28666 encodes:
- a CDS encoding UDP-N-acetylmuramoyl-L-alanyl-D-glutamate--2,6-diaminopimelate ligase produces MTLRRSAPSNPVKSAELGSIQTWLARLVTAASLPVRLVSDSRKITTGDVFFAYPGDGTDGRAYIDQALQNGAAAVVYEAAQFEWNPERAVPHLAVDGLKKLAGPIANNFYQQPDRDMCVIAVTGTNGKTSCSQWLGHALAQLGQPTGVIGTLGVGIFVPRQRAEFTVTGYTTPDAILLQGELVKLKAAGAQALAIEASSIGLHEGRLDGMHIDIALLTNFTRDHLDYHGDMATYEATKRALFDWPGLQHAVINLDDDMGLRLVQHLRQNDGAVAIIGYALSDAAVQSATALGEFPILRATAVRTSTSGTVFHVESPFGVSQIKTHLVGQFNVSNVLGILGVLLAKGIQWDAAVQTLERLTAVPGRMEQFGGQDAPLIVIDYAHTPDALEKTLLTLREVAQQRGGELWCVFGCGGDRDPGKRSQMGTVAELADHVIVTSDNPRSEEPAEIIAQILAGMPSATGESSKVQTQEDRAAAILRAVRKAGKTDVVLLAGKGHETYQEIKGKKLPFLDADHTALALASRATMKGGVA; encoded by the coding sequence ATGACTCTCAGAAGATCCGCACCATCGAATCCCGTGAAGTCGGCTGAGCTGGGGTCAATCCAGACATGGTTGGCCAGACTTGTGACGGCAGCATCGCTGCCAGTCCGATTGGTATCGGATTCGCGGAAAATCACTACGGGAGATGTTTTTTTTGCTTATCCCGGCGATGGCACCGATGGTCGGGCTTACATCGATCAGGCCCTCCAAAATGGTGCGGCTGCGGTCGTATATGAAGCTGCTCAATTTGAATGGAATCCGGAGCGGGCCGTTCCGCATCTCGCGGTGGACGGCCTCAAAAAACTGGCAGGTCCGATAGCCAACAATTTTTATCAGCAGCCCGACCGGGATATGTGCGTCATTGCGGTCACTGGAACCAACGGCAAGACATCTTGTAGTCAATGGCTCGGCCACGCTTTGGCCCAACTCGGGCAGCCTACCGGCGTCATTGGCACATTAGGCGTTGGCATTTTTGTGCCGCGTCAGCGGGCCGAGTTCACGGTCACCGGCTATACCACGCCTGATGCGATCCTGTTGCAGGGTGAATTGGTGAAGCTTAAAGCGGCGGGTGCACAAGCTTTAGCGATTGAGGCCTCTTCTATTGGTTTGCATGAAGGACGGCTCGACGGCATGCACATCGACATCGCCTTGTTGACCAATTTCACCCGCGATCACCTTGATTATCACGGCGATATGGCTACCTATGAAGCCACCAAGCGCGCGCTTTTTGACTGGCCAGGTTTGCAGCATGCGGTGATCAATCTTGACGACGATATGGGTTTGCGTCTGGTTCAGCACCTGCGACAAAACGACGGTGCAGTAGCTATTATCGGCTATGCCTTATCGGATGCCGCGGTGCAAAGTGCCACCGCCTTGGGGGAATTTCCGATCCTGCGAGCAACGGCAGTGCGTACCAGCACGAGTGGTACGGTGTTTCATGTAGAGTCGCCATTTGGCGTAAGTCAGATCAAAACGCACTTGGTCGGCCAGTTTAATGTCAGCAACGTGTTGGGCATTCTGGGTGTTTTGCTGGCCAAAGGAATCCAATGGGACGCCGCCGTTCAAACGCTCGAACGATTGACAGCCGTTCCAGGTCGCATGGAGCAGTTCGGCGGTCAGGATGCACCGCTAATTGTGATCGATTATGCGCATACGCCGGATGCACTGGAAAAAACATTACTCACGTTGCGTGAGGTAGCGCAGCAACGTGGTGGTGAGCTCTGGTGCGTTTTTGGCTGCGGTGGAGATCGCGATCCTGGCAAACGGTCACAAATGGGTACCGTTGCAGAATTGGCGGATCATGTGATTGTCACCAGTGACAATCCACGCAGCGAAGAGCCAGCGGAGATCATTGCGCAGATTCTTGCCGGCATGCCATCAGCCACCGGGGAGTCATCGAAGGTTCAAACTCAGGAAGATCGGGCGGCGGCGATTTTACGTGCTGTACGGAAGGCCGGTAAAACCGATGTGGTGTTATTGGCTGGTAAAGGTCACGAGACCTATCAGGAAATAAAAGGCAAGAAATTGCCATTTTTAGATGCTGACCATACGGCCTTGGCCTTGGCCTCCCGTGCCACGATGAAAGGTGGCGTCGCATGA
- a CDS encoding penicillin-binding protein 2, with protein sequence MTRNPPRTAASKGMPFTASPVLKVKLPVWRSRVVLFMLFAAFFALVVRALWLQGVSTDFLQKQGASRYARTLELPATRGKITDRNGQVLASSVPVKAIWAIPDDVQQAPKEKLEALAKLLDMTQAELNKKLDSDRSFVYLKRQVEKEVTDQIAKLGIAGIETRPEYKRFYPEGEVAAHVVGFTNIEDAGQDGMELSQQKTLAGTTGSRRVIKDRLGHIVEDIEAVKEPHDGKDLVLSIDSKIQYIAFTQLKEMVEKTKAKAGAIVVVDAKSGEVLALANLPSYNPNDRSILTGAQLRNRVMTDTFEPGSTLKPFTVALALDTNRIQPGTTFQVPDKMTIGTATIGDSHPHGLLTMSVAQIIQKSSNLGTAKIALQMPAEEMWEMFTTVGLGQQPKFGFPGAVAGRVRPFKSWRPIEQATMSYGHGISVSLIQMAHAYTIFARNGDLIPLSFKKVTTPPVGQRVISEKTALTMRAMLERVTAPGGTAPKAQVPGYRVGGKTGTAYKIENGKYVKKYIADFVGFAPASDPRLIVAVMIDEPSNAYRYGGDSAAPVFASVVGNALRTLNVQPDSNITDIIIPTDGPKESF encoded by the coding sequence ATGACACGTAACCCCCCGCGTACCGCTGCTTCGAAAGGCATGCCGTTCACCGCCAGTCCGGTCTTGAAAGTCAAGCTCCCGGTATGGCGTTCACGCGTCGTGTTATTCATGTTATTCGCGGCTTTTTTTGCGCTGGTGGTCAGAGCGTTATGGCTGCAAGGTGTGTCCACCGATTTTTTGCAAAAGCAGGGTGCTTCGCGTTATGCGCGCACGCTGGAACTGCCGGCAACGCGTGGCAAGATCACCGACCGTAACGGACAGGTTTTGGCCTCATCGGTCCCGGTTAAAGCGATTTGGGCAATCCCCGATGATGTGCAGCAAGCGCCCAAAGAGAAGCTGGAAGCCCTCGCAAAATTGCTCGATATGACCCAAGCCGAATTAAATAAAAAGCTCGATTCCGATCGCAGCTTTGTTTACCTTAAGCGGCAAGTCGAGAAAGAGGTAACGGATCAAATCGCCAAACTGGGTATTGCCGGGATCGAAACTCGCCCGGAATATAAACGATTTTATCCCGAAGGCGAGGTCGCGGCCCACGTGGTCGGCTTTACCAATATCGAGGACGCGGGTCAGGATGGCATGGAGCTGTCTCAGCAAAAAACGTTGGCAGGAACGACAGGCAGCCGCCGGGTCATCAAAGATCGCCTCGGTCATATTGTTGAAGACATCGAAGCTGTAAAAGAGCCGCATGACGGGAAAGATCTGGTGTTGTCGATTGATAGTAAAATTCAATACATCGCGTTTACGCAACTAAAAGAAATGGTCGAGAAGACCAAGGCAAAAGCCGGAGCCATTGTGGTGGTGGATGCAAAAAGCGGCGAGGTATTGGCGCTTGCCAACCTGCCCAGTTACAACCCAAACGATCGGTCGATTCTTACTGGAGCACAGTTGCGAAATCGGGTAATGACCGATACTTTCGAGCCGGGATCGACGCTGAAACCCTTTACGGTGGCATTGGCGCTGGACACAAATCGGATACAGCCCGGGACGACCTTTCAGGTTCCCGACAAAATGACAATCGGGACCGCGACTATCGGCGATTCGCATCCCCATGGATTGTTGACGATGAGCGTAGCCCAGATTATTCAGAAATCGTCGAACCTTGGGACCGCCAAGATTGCTCTGCAAATGCCAGCCGAAGAGATGTGGGAAATGTTTACTACCGTCGGTCTTGGACAGCAGCCAAAATTTGGTTTCCCAGGTGCTGTCGCCGGTCGCGTCCGACCATTCAAATCATGGCGGCCTATTGAGCAGGCTACGATGAGCTACGGCCACGGAATATCAGTTTCGCTGATTCAGATGGCGCATGCCTACACAATTTTTGCGCGGAATGGTGATTTAATCCCGTTATCGTTTAAAAAGGTGACGACGCCACCGGTCGGTCAACGTGTTATATCCGAAAAGACCGCGCTCACAATGCGCGCGATGCTCGAAAGAGTCACGGCACCGGGCGGTACTGCACCGAAAGCACAAGTACCCGGCTATCGGGTGGGTGGCAAAACCGGCACCGCTTATAAAATTGAGAACGGCAAATACGTCAAAAAGTATATTGCCGATTTTGTCGGTTTCGCACCAGCTTCCGATCCTCGGCTCATCGTTGCTGTCATGATCGATGAACCAAGCAACGCTTACCGCTATGGTGGCGACTCGGCTGCGCCAGTTTTTGCCAGCGTAGTGGGGAATGCATTGCGGACCTTGAATGTTCAGCCAGATTCGAACATCACCGATATCATTATCCCAACCGATGGTCCGAAAGAGAGCTTCTGA
- the ftsL gene encoding cell division protein FtsL, whose protein sequence is MIGRVNAVLTTILVICALALVNAQYQARQLFIELGRAQSQARQLDIEWSQLQLDQSTLGKNARIEASARRDLNMVPLTPQRTQYLTMGAK, encoded by the coding sequence ATGATCGGCCGTGTCAATGCGGTGCTGACGACGATACTGGTGATCTGCGCGCTGGCATTGGTGAATGCACAGTATCAGGCACGCCAGCTATTTATCGAGTTAGGGCGCGCCCAAAGCCAGGCGCGGCAGTTGGATATCGAATGGTCGCAATTACAGCTAGATCAATCCACGCTCGGTAAGAACGCCAGAATCGAGGCTAGCGCGCGCCGTGATCTCAATATGGTGCCCCTGACACCACAGCGCACCCAGTATTTGACGATGGGGGCCAAATGA
- the rsmH gene encoding 16S rRNA (cytosine(1402)-N(4))-methyltransferase RsmH has translation MTEQSVPEFQHRTVLLDEAVDALNIVGSRADGVYVDGTFGRGGHSRKILESLGPLGRLIAFDKDPQAIATANLIVDPRFEIVHDSFATLAEALQDRDIAKVDGVLLDLGISSPQVDDASRGFSFRADGPLDMRMDTTRGMSAAAWLAIADEQTIGKVVRDYGEERFAVQIAKAIVAGRAIQPISTTRQLAAIVANAVKTREKGKDPATRTFQAIRIYINKELEELQVVLDQAFEQMSLQGRLVVISFHSLEDRIVKQYMSSKAKLPQPDRRLPILAVDLPQPQLKLVSRIKPSDAEVIANPRSRSAIMRVGERLAGSPPSGFSSGDKS, from the coding sequence ATGACTGAACAATCGGTGCCCGAATTCCAGCACCGCACGGTGTTGCTGGATGAAGCTGTAGATGCGTTGAATATCGTCGGATCTCGTGCGGACGGCGTCTATGTCGACGGCACTTTTGGCCGCGGTGGACACAGTCGCAAAATTTTAGAAAGCCTTGGGCCGCTCGGTCGTCTGATTGCGTTTGATAAGGATCCGCAAGCGATTGCAACCGCGAACCTGATTGTCGATCCACGGTTTGAGATCGTACACGACAGTTTTGCGACCTTAGCAGAGGCATTGCAGGACCGTGACATCGCCAAGGTAGACGGCGTATTGCTGGATTTGGGCATTTCATCGCCCCAGGTCGATGATGCCAGCAGAGGTTTTAGTTTTCGTGCGGATGGTCCATTGGATATGCGCATGGACACCACGCGGGGTATGTCCGCAGCGGCGTGGCTTGCAATAGCGGATGAACAAACAATTGGAAAGGTAGTGCGTGATTATGGGGAAGAACGGTTTGCTGTTCAGATTGCAAAGGCGATTGTTGCTGGCCGGGCAATCCAACCAATTTCAACCACACGACAGCTTGCCGCGATCGTGGCAAACGCTGTCAAAACCCGCGAGAAGGGTAAAGACCCGGCCACTCGCACATTTCAAGCTATCCGGATTTACATCAATAAAGAGCTTGAAGAACTTCAAGTAGTCCTGGATCAGGCGTTTGAGCAGATGTCTCTACAAGGGAGATTGGTGGTGATCAGTTTTCATTCGCTGGAAGATCGCATCGTCAAACAGTATATGTCTTCTAAAGCCAAGTTGCCGCAACCTGACCGTCGCCTACCCATTCTTGCGGTCGATTTACCGCAACCGCAGTTGAAGCTCGTGTCTCGCATCAAGCCCTCCGATGCTGAGGTAATCGCGAACCCACGTTCACGCTCAGCGATCATGCGCGTCGGTGAACGCCTGGCCGGCAGTCCGCCATCCGGTTTCTCGTCAGGTGACAAATCATGA
- the mraZ gene encoding division/cell wall cluster transcriptional repressor MraZ — translation MFQGASALNLDAKGRMSVPSKHRDALTVQCEGRLTVTKHPHGCLLLFPRPTWESHREQIAAWPMSARAWQRIFLGNASDVELDSAGRILIAPELRIAVGLSREVMLLGMGSHFEIWDAAKLAESESQAVAAGMPDVLSNFSF, via the coding sequence GTGTTTCAGGGTGCGTCAGCATTAAATCTCGATGCAAAGGGGCGGATGTCAGTGCCTTCAAAGCATCGTGACGCGCTGACCGTTCAATGTGAAGGTCGTCTGACCGTCACCAAACACCCACACGGCTGTCTTCTGCTCTTTCCACGTCCTACATGGGAAAGCCATCGCGAACAAATCGCGGCCTGGCCTATGTCGGCACGCGCCTGGCAACGTATTTTTCTTGGTAATGCCTCCGATGTTGAACTCGATTCTGCCGGGCGAATTTTGATCGCGCCGGAATTACGTATTGCAGTTGGCTTATCGCGAGAAGTAATGTTGTTGGGAATGGGAAGCCATTTCGAGATTTGGGATGCAGCCAAATTGGCTGAGAGCGAGTCGCAAGCAGTTGCGGCTGGCATGCCCGATGTATTAAGTAACTTTTCCTTCTGA
- the ruvC gene encoding crossover junction endodeoxyribonuclease RuvC has translation MRILGIDPGLRTTGFGVIDKQGHKLAYVASGTIKTPDASLPERLKVILASVSEVVRTYSPDCAAIEIVFVNVNPQSTLLLGQARGAAICALVSGDLGVAEYTALQIKQAVAGHGKAQKQQVQDMVQRLLSLPGLPGSDAADALAVAICHAHSGDALAALAALAPSLAKKGLRVKGGRLIG, from the coding sequence ATGAGAATTCTCGGTATCGATCCCGGTTTGCGAACGACAGGCTTCGGCGTAATTGATAAGCAAGGCCACAAGCTTGCCTACGTCGCGTCTGGCACGATCAAGACGCCGGATGCGAGTTTGCCGGAGCGTCTCAAGGTTATACTGGCCAGCGTGTCTGAGGTGGTGCGGACTTACTCGCCAGACTGTGCGGCAATCGAGATCGTTTTTGTCAACGTCAATCCCCAATCCACGCTATTACTTGGGCAGGCCCGCGGTGCGGCTATCTGCGCATTGGTAAGTGGTGATTTAGGCGTAGCCGAATATACTGCGCTGCAAATTAAGCAGGCAGTCGCGGGACACGGTAAAGCGCAAAAGCAGCAAGTTCAGGATATGGTCCAACGTTTATTATCTTTACCCGGATTACCCGGCTCCGACGCCGCCGACGCGCTGGCCGTTGCAATTTGTCACGCGCATTCGGGCGATGCGTTGGCAGCACTGGCGGCGCTTGCTCCTTCGCTGGCAAAAAAAGGATTGCGCGTAAAGGGCGGTCGTTTGATCGGGTAA